A section of the Maylandia zebra isolate NMK-2024a linkage group LG8, Mzebra_GT3a, whole genome shotgun sequence genome encodes:
- the tom1l2b gene encoding TOM1-like protein 2 isoform X1, producing the protein MEFILGNPYTTPVGHCIERATDGSLQSEDWTLNMEICDIINETEDGPKDAIRAMKKRLNGNRNYREVMLALTVLETCVKNCGHRFHALVTSRDFVDGVLVKIISPKNNPPTIVQDKVLALIQAWADAFRSSPDLTGVVQIYEELKRKGIEFPTSELETLSPIHTPQRSATAPEGDSTLHKHSSTTQPTQHSVPPVYTTPQVPNIHASGAINPTPEQISRLRSELDIVRGNTKVMSEMLTEMVPGQEDASDYELLQELNRTCRAMQQRIVELISCVSNEAVTEELLHVNDDLNNIFLRYERYERFRSGRSSAQGVNNGVLSEATEDNLIDLGPGSPAVVSNMPNAAPTSLPPTVTAPAGRPSSPATLASRLAGLDMGADSVSSTLSSLSSCKPPPAQDDFDVFAQTRTGTMSEPQKVTASENTQAAEGLPPTLDVLQTAAGGVVGGQSSVMDDIEEWLSTDVKGDEGEEGVTSEEFDKFLEERAKAVERVPSLPSPPSGNPGAVQGTPSRKKPERPEDTLFAA; encoded by the exons ATGGAGTTCATTTTGGGAAATCCTTACACTACGCCAGTGGGACATTGCATTG agaGAGCCACTGATGGATCCCTACAAAGTGAAGACTGGACTCTCAACATGGAAATATGTGACATCATCAATGAAACAGAGGATGG GCCAAAGGATGCCATTAGAGCAATGAAGAAAAGGCTAAATGGCAATCGGAACTATAGGGAAGTAATGCTGGCTTTAACA GTTCTGGAGACGTGTGTGAAGAACTGTGGCCATCGTTTCCACGCTTTAGTGACTAGCAGAGACTTCGTTGATGGCGTGCTTGTTAAAATTATCTCTCCCAAGAACAACCCACCTACCATTGTTCAAGATAAAGTACTCGCCCTGATTCAG GCGTGGGCCGATGCATTCAGGAGCAGTCCTGACCTCACGGGTGTGGTTCAAATCTACGAGGAGCTAAAGAGAAAAGGCATCGAGTTCCCAACATCAGAGCTGGAGACGCTGTCACCTATACATACACCTCAGCGT TCAGCCACTGCTCCGGAGGGTGACTCTACCTTACACAAGCACAGCAGCACTACTCAGCCCACACAACACTCTGTGCCACCAGTCTACACCACCCCTCAAGTCCCCAACATTCATGCCTCCGGAGCCATTAATCCCACACCTGAACAG ATTTCCCGGCTACGCAGTGAGTTGGACATTGTTCGTGGAAACACTAAAGTGATGTCAGAGATGCTGACAGAAATGGTGCCAGGACAGGAGGATGCTTCAGACTACGAGTTGCTACAG GAGCTCAACAGGACTTGTAGAGCTATGCAGCAGAGAATAGTGGAGCTCATCTCCTGTGTTTCTAATGAGGCAGTAACGGAGGAGCTGCTGCATGTCAATGACGACCTCAACAACATTTTCCTCCGCTATGAAAG GTATGAGAGGTTCAGGTCTGGAAGGTCCTCAGCTCAGGGTGTAAACAATGGG GTCCTCAGTGAGGCTACAGAAGACAACCTGATAGATCTCGGCCCAGGCTCCCCTGCTGTGGTGAGCAATATGCCAAATGCAGCCCCAACCAGCTTGCCTCCCACTGTCACAGCCCCTGCAGGAAGGCCCTCCTCCCCAGCTACTCTGGCCTCCCGATTGGCTGGTCTCG ACATGGGAGCAGACAGTGTGAGCAGTACTCTGAGCTCCCTGTCCAGCTGTAAGCCTCCACCTGCCCAGGATGACTTTGATGTGTTTGCTCAAACCAGAACCGGAACCATGTCAGAGCCACAGAAGGT TACTGCATCAGAAAACACCCAGGCCGCTGAAGGCCTTCCTCCCACTCTGGATGTTctacagacagctgctggaggg GTTGTCGGAGGCCAGTCCTCTGTCATGGATGACATAGAGGAGTGGCTGAGTACTGACGTG aAGGGAGATGAAGGTGAGGAAGGCGTCACAAGTGAAG AATTTGACAAGTTCCTTGAGGAGAGAGCCAAAGCTGTTGAGAGGGTCCCCAGCCTACCGTCGCCCCCGAGTGGTAACCCAGGAGCAGTGCAAGGAACCCCTAGCCGCAAAAAGCCAGAAAGACCTGAGGACACTTTGTTTGCCGCGTAG
- the tom1l2b gene encoding TOM1-like protein 2 isoform X2, whose product MEFILGNPYTTPVGHCIERATDGSLQSEDWTLNMEICDIINETEDGPKDAIRAMKKRLNGNRNYREVMLALTVLETCVKNCGHRFHALVTSRDFVDGVLVKIISPKNNPPTIVQDKVLALIQAWADAFRSSPDLTGVVQIYEELKRKGIEFPTSELETLSPIHTPQRSATAPEGDSTLHKHSSTTQPTQHSVPPVYTTPQVPNIHASGAINPTPEQISRLRSELDIVRGNTKVMSEMLTEMVPGQEDASDYELLQELNRTCRAMQQRIVELISCVSNEAVTEELLHVNDDLNNIFLRYERYERFRSGRSSAQGVNNGVLSEATEDNLIDLGPGSPAVVSNMPNAAPTSLPPTVTAPAGRPSSPATLASRLAGLDMGADSVSSTLSSLSSCKPPPAQDDFDVFAQTRTGTMSEPQKVTASENTQAAEGLPPTLDVLQTAAGGKGDEGEEGVTSEEFDKFLEERAKAVERVPSLPSPPSGNPGAVQGTPSRKKPERPEDTLFAA is encoded by the exons ATGGAGTTCATTTTGGGAAATCCTTACACTACGCCAGTGGGACATTGCATTG agaGAGCCACTGATGGATCCCTACAAAGTGAAGACTGGACTCTCAACATGGAAATATGTGACATCATCAATGAAACAGAGGATGG GCCAAAGGATGCCATTAGAGCAATGAAGAAAAGGCTAAATGGCAATCGGAACTATAGGGAAGTAATGCTGGCTTTAACA GTTCTGGAGACGTGTGTGAAGAACTGTGGCCATCGTTTCCACGCTTTAGTGACTAGCAGAGACTTCGTTGATGGCGTGCTTGTTAAAATTATCTCTCCCAAGAACAACCCACCTACCATTGTTCAAGATAAAGTACTCGCCCTGATTCAG GCGTGGGCCGATGCATTCAGGAGCAGTCCTGACCTCACGGGTGTGGTTCAAATCTACGAGGAGCTAAAGAGAAAAGGCATCGAGTTCCCAACATCAGAGCTGGAGACGCTGTCACCTATACATACACCTCAGCGT TCAGCCACTGCTCCGGAGGGTGACTCTACCTTACACAAGCACAGCAGCACTACTCAGCCCACACAACACTCTGTGCCACCAGTCTACACCACCCCTCAAGTCCCCAACATTCATGCCTCCGGAGCCATTAATCCCACACCTGAACAG ATTTCCCGGCTACGCAGTGAGTTGGACATTGTTCGTGGAAACACTAAAGTGATGTCAGAGATGCTGACAGAAATGGTGCCAGGACAGGAGGATGCTTCAGACTACGAGTTGCTACAG GAGCTCAACAGGACTTGTAGAGCTATGCAGCAGAGAATAGTGGAGCTCATCTCCTGTGTTTCTAATGAGGCAGTAACGGAGGAGCTGCTGCATGTCAATGACGACCTCAACAACATTTTCCTCCGCTATGAAAG GTATGAGAGGTTCAGGTCTGGAAGGTCCTCAGCTCAGGGTGTAAACAATGGG GTCCTCAGTGAGGCTACAGAAGACAACCTGATAGATCTCGGCCCAGGCTCCCCTGCTGTGGTGAGCAATATGCCAAATGCAGCCCCAACCAGCTTGCCTCCCACTGTCACAGCCCCTGCAGGAAGGCCCTCCTCCCCAGCTACTCTGGCCTCCCGATTGGCTGGTCTCG ACATGGGAGCAGACAGTGTGAGCAGTACTCTGAGCTCCCTGTCCAGCTGTAAGCCTCCACCTGCCCAGGATGACTTTGATGTGTTTGCTCAAACCAGAACCGGAACCATGTCAGAGCCACAGAAGGT TACTGCATCAGAAAACACCCAGGCCGCTGAAGGCCTTCCTCCCACTCTGGATGTTctacagacagctgctggaggg aAGGGAGATGAAGGTGAGGAAGGCGTCACAAGTGAAG AATTTGACAAGTTCCTTGAGGAGAGAGCCAAAGCTGTTGAGAGGGTCCCCAGCCTACCGTCGCCCCCGAGTGGTAACCCAGGAGCAGTGCAAGGAACCCCTAGCCGCAAAAAGCCAGAAAGACCTGAGGACACTTTGTTTGCCGCGTAG